The Oceaniferula flava genome contains the following window.
GGCTCAATATCCTTCTAACCATGCTCGGTGGTGTTCCTGGTATGATCCACGCCCTGTGGTTGATTCTGAAAAACAAAACCGCCTAACACCCAGCTCAGAGCATTGCAAACAGCACTCTAACCCCATGGGGAAGGTTGACTGAGATCAGTCGCCTTCCCCATTTTTCATGATGCAACTCTCAGACCGATACGAAAAGCTGAAGAATGGACTCAAGGGCATGCTTGAGTTCAGAAAGCGGCATCGTGTAAA
Protein-coding sequences here:
- a CDS encoding YqaE/Pmp3 family membrane protein, which codes for MQIIKIILAIFLPPVAAFLQVGLGPHFWLNILLTMLGGVPGMIHALWLILKNKTA